From a region of the Latilactobacillus sakei genome:
- the rsfS gene encoding ribosome silencing factor: MKSLDLLKIAVKAADGKRAEDIVALNMEGISLLADYFVMMTGSSERQLDAIVDAIEDAEEEAGLMVKKIEGKKGSRWILMDFGDLVINVFMPEERALYNLEKLWDEAPMVDVSEWLTEE, from the coding sequence GTGAAAAGTTTAGACTTATTAAAAATTGCTGTTAAAGCAGCAGACGGTAAAAGAGCAGAAGATATTGTGGCATTAAACATGGAAGGGATCAGTTTATTAGCTGATTATTTCGTGATGATGACTGGTTCTTCAGAACGTCAATTAGATGCCATTGTGGACGCTATTGAAGATGCTGAAGAAGAAGCTGGTTTAATGGTTAAGAAAATTGAAGGTAAAAAAGGTTCACGTTGGATCTTAATGGATTTTGGCGACCTCGTCATCAACGTCTTCATGCCAGAAGAACGTGCATTATACAACCTTGAAAAACTATGGGATGAAGCACCAATGGTTGATGTTTCAGAATGGTTAACAGAAGAATGA
- a CDS encoding NADP-dependent oxidoreductase, with protein sequence MEKFGFNHFGGPDVFETLNQSQPVPKANQVLIKVLAFGLNPYDVALRTGSQQTVRPLPMPIVPGTDVVGEIVMLGAEVSDYRIGELVINHRPLGGYSEFVTASTSKIIRKPASLSIAEAAGLASAGITAYNTLMHFTNFKHGDTIAIMGASGAVGSLLTQLSLAAHLNVIAIAHSSNLDYLRSFGVQETIAYDQPGDLSHFKQTAKIAVNLSRDPKSTELLNELVQPDGFFTSTTILPSEAEQVAGVTYQSVYPRRDYPDLTALQDLSELVDQGLLHVTVLEELPFTLEGVIEGHQLLESHHAPGKIIVSH encoded by the coding sequence ATGGAAAAATTTGGGTTTAATCATTTTGGCGGACCAGATGTTTTTGAAACATTGAACCAGTCACAGCCAGTGCCAAAGGCAAATCAAGTCCTGATCAAAGTACTTGCGTTTGGGCTTAACCCTTACGATGTTGCCCTTAGAACCGGTTCACAACAAACAGTACGTCCTTTACCAATGCCCATCGTCCCTGGGACAGATGTGGTTGGTGAAATTGTGATGCTTGGCGCAGAAGTCAGCGATTATCGCATTGGCGAACTGGTTATTAATCATCGCCCACTCGGCGGTTACAGCGAATTTGTCACAGCTTCAACCAGTAAAATTATCCGTAAACCAGCCAGTCTCAGCATTGCTGAAGCTGCTGGTCTCGCAAGTGCCGGTATTACCGCTTATAATACGTTAATGCACTTTACGAACTTTAAACATGGTGACACAATTGCTATCATGGGCGCTAGCGGTGCTGTTGGTAGTTTACTTACCCAACTCAGCTTAGCTGCTCATTTAAACGTCATTGCCATTGCCCACAGTTCAAACCTTGATTATTTACGATCATTCGGCGTTCAAGAAACAATCGCCTATGATCAACCAGGCGATTTAAGTCATTTTAAACAAACAGCCAAGATTGCTGTCAATCTCAGTCGCGATCCAAAATCGACTGAATTATTGAATGAACTTGTCCAACCGGATGGTTTCTTTACAAGTACAACTATCCTGCCAAGTGAAGCAGAACAAGTGGCTGGTGTCACTTATCAATCTGTCTATCCTCGCCGTGACTATCCTGATTTAACCGCGCTACAAGATTTAAGTGAGCTCGTTGATCAAGGGCTATTGCACGTCACAGTCCTTGAAGAATTACCATTCACACTTGAAGGGGTTATCGAAGGTCATCAACTATTAGAAAGTCACCATGCACCAGGTAAAATCATCGTTTCTCATTAA
- a CDS encoding DUF177 domain-containing protein: protein MLKWSVQALQKHREHPLAFEETVDLEKQLHERENDVLAATPFVISGQLTVDRRAIIADLHVVGQLTVPSTRSLNPVALPLDFTFTEIYVDPTDEELSRFPDEDMLFPLEGEMLDMQVAVEDHILLHIPSHILTPEEENEDVMPTGQAWSVISEEEYAKQQAEEAEAPNPELAKLKALLEAQENDAD, encoded by the coding sequence TTGTTAAAATGGTCAGTACAAGCATTACAAAAGCATCGTGAACACCCGCTTGCTTTTGAAGAAACAGTTGATTTAGAAAAGCAACTCCACGAAAGAGAAAATGATGTTTTGGCAGCCACGCCGTTTGTCATCAGTGGTCAATTAACCGTTGATCGCCGGGCCATCATTGCTGACTTACACGTGGTTGGGCAATTAACGGTGCCATCAACCCGAAGCTTGAATCCAGTGGCCCTCCCACTTGATTTTACGTTCACTGAAATTTATGTGGACCCAACGGATGAAGAATTATCACGTTTCCCTGATGAGGACATGTTATTCCCATTAGAAGGTGAAATGTTAGATATGCAAGTGGCGGTTGAAGATCATATCCTATTGCACATTCCCAGTCATATTTTGACACCGGAAGAAGAAAATGAAGATGTGATGCCAACTGGTCAAGCTTGGTCAGTAATCTCTGAAGAAGAATACGCGAAGCAACAAGCAGAAGAGGCCGAGGCACCTAATCCAGAATTAGCTAAGCTCAAAGCATTGTTAGAAGCACAAGAAAACGACGCCGATTAA
- the nadD gene encoding nicotinate-nucleotide adenylyltransferase (transfers an adenyl group from ATP to NaMN to form nicotinic acid adenine dinucleotide (NaAD) which is then converted to the ubiquitous compound NAD by NAD synthetase; essential enzyme in bacteria), translating to MQNATLKKVHGVSESKPSVLVVEDKQRQQVGIMGGTFNPPHLGHLIMAEQVGTQLGLDKVLFMPDATPPHVDTKKTLPAKHRVEMVKRAIADNPLFELSMVEIERGGVSYTYDTIVALKKQYPNTDFYFIIGGDMVDYLPTWHRIDDLVQLVQFVGIQRTGYSRQTPYPVLWVDAPLVDISSTQIRNKVQQGCSIRYLVPTKVADYIEEEGLYRE from the coding sequence ATGCAAAATGCAACATTAAAAAAAGTGCACGGTGTATCAGAGTCAAAACCGTCTGTCTTAGTTGTCGAAGATAAACAACGACAACAAGTCGGCATCATGGGGGGGACCTTTAATCCACCACATTTAGGTCATCTAATCATGGCTGAACAAGTGGGGACGCAATTAGGGTTGGATAAAGTTTTATTCATGCCGGATGCGACCCCGCCACATGTCGATACCAAAAAAACGTTACCCGCTAAACATCGTGTTGAAATGGTCAAACGGGCGATTGCTGATAATCCACTTTTTGAATTATCAATGGTTGAAATCGAACGCGGTGGTGTCAGTTATACGTATGACACGATTGTAGCGTTAAAGAAACAATACCCCAATACGGATTTTTATTTTATCATTGGTGGCGATATGGTTGATTATTTACCGACTTGGCACCGGATTGATGATTTAGTGCAACTTGTGCAGTTTGTCGGTATTCAACGCACAGGCTACAGTCGCCAGACGCCTTATCCCGTGTTGTGGGTTGATGCACCACTTGTCGATATTAGTTCAACTCAGATTCGCAATAAGGTGCAACAGGGTTGTTCAATTCGCTACTTGGTACCGACTAAAGTAGCGGATTATATTGAGGAAGAAGGGTTATACCGTGAGTGA
- a CDS encoding YqeG family HAD IIIA-type phosphatase, with product MLKNFKPTWMVNAIYDLTPEQLKAQGIKAVLTDLDNTLIAWNNPNGTPQLKEWLAQMQAAEITVMVVSNNNQQRVQRALAELQLPFIARANKPLATGIVKAKKQLGLSRHEVVMVGDQLITDMHAGNVAGVRTILVKPIIDSDAWNTSINRFFEKYIMQQLLKKHADLTWREDLND from the coding sequence ATGCTAAAGAATTTTAAGCCAACTTGGATGGTTAATGCAATCTACGATTTAACACCAGAACAACTCAAGGCACAAGGCATTAAAGCCGTTTTAACGGATCTTGATAACACCTTAATTGCTTGGAATAATCCGAACGGCACACCGCAACTCAAAGAATGGTTAGCGCAAATGCAAGCCGCTGAGATTACGGTTATGGTGGTTTCAAATAATAATCAGCAACGGGTCCAACGCGCATTGGCCGAATTACAATTACCTTTTATCGCCAGAGCCAATAAACCATTGGCAACGGGGATTGTGAAAGCTAAGAAGCAACTCGGTCTATCACGTCACGAAGTGGTCATGGTTGGGGATCAATTGATTACCGATATGCACGCGGGTAACGTTGCCGGTGTCCGGACAATTCTAGTGAAACCGATTATTGATAGTGACGCTTGGAATACTTCTATTAATCGTTTTTTTGAAAAATATATTATGCAACAACTACTAAAAAAACACGCAGATTTAACTTGGCGGGAGGATTTAAATGACTGA
- a CDS encoding nucleotidyltransferase, giving the protein MRITGIIAEYNPLHNGHIYQLQQARQQSQADLVIVCMSGNYVQRGQAALLDKWTRAELALQNGADMVVELPFVSAVQPADRFATGAVQLLAALGCQTIAFGSEQPTFDYQQAGQQIIDLPEQSAAFVDYQKTYATQLNEFYQEQLSLQIDQPNHLLGISYAVANARLAQPLNLLAIKREQAQHGDQTISTAPYASASAIRQVVTQGTALAALQHVVPAGTLAALADSTLLTEDQLWPLLKYRIESLSLAQLRQVYQMSEGLEYRFKKVIHKANSYTELLQALKTKRYTYARLQRVCLYVLLNIQPADIQQGLQRPYIRLLGFNEIGQQHLHQLKKTTELPIISKVSAKMGAETGLLGLEVRVDRLREQFGWQSQNFARQPIFYHGKDEAHC; this is encoded by the coding sequence ATGAGAATTACAGGAATTATTGCGGAGTACAATCCGCTACATAATGGGCATATCTATCAACTTCAACAAGCGCGCCAGCAATCCCAAGCGGATTTAGTGATTGTCTGCATGAGCGGGAATTACGTTCAGCGCGGGCAAGCAGCGCTTTTGGACAAGTGGACGCGGGCTGAATTAGCGTTGCAAAATGGGGCGGATATGGTGGTCGAATTGCCATTTGTGAGTGCGGTGCAACCAGCAGATCGTTTTGCCACGGGGGCGGTGCAACTGCTAGCAGCGCTTGGCTGTCAGACGATTGCCTTTGGCAGTGAACAACCGACATTTGATTATCAACAAGCGGGGCAGCAGATTATCGACTTACCTGAGCAATCTGCTGCTTTTGTTGACTATCAAAAAACGTACGCAACACAGCTGAACGAGTTCTATCAGGAACAGTTATCCTTGCAGATTGATCAACCAAACCATCTATTAGGGATTAGTTACGCCGTCGCTAATGCACGGCTAGCGCAACCATTAAACTTATTGGCTATCAAGCGAGAACAAGCACAACATGGTGATCAGACCATTTCAACGGCACCGTACGCAAGTGCGAGTGCGATTCGCCAGGTTGTGACGCAAGGCACCGCTTTAGCAGCCTTACAACACGTTGTACCAGCCGGAACGCTAGCAGCCTTAGCGGATAGTACGCTTCTTACAGAAGACCAACTATGGCCACTCTTAAAATACCGCATCGAGAGTCTGTCGCTGGCACAATTACGGCAGGTCTACCAGATGTCAGAAGGTTTGGAATACCGTTTCAAAAAGGTGATTCATAAAGCCAATAGTTACACCGAGTTATTACAAGCTCTAAAAACAAAACGATACACGTATGCCCGACTTCAACGGGTTTGCCTATATGTTTTATTAAACATTCAACCAGCGGATATTCAACAGGGACTTCAACGGCCCTATATTCGTTTGTTGGGCTTTAACGAGATTGGGCAGCAACACTTACACCAGTTGAAGAAGACGACTGAGCTTCCCATTATCAGTAAGGTTTCCGCCAAAATGGGGGCCGAAACTGGTTTATTGGGCTTAGAAGTCCGTGTCGATCGCTTGCGTGAACAATTTGGCTGGCAGTCGCAAAACTTTGCCAGACAACCGATTTTTTATCATGGAAAGGATGAAGCGCATTGTTAA
- a CDS encoding phosphogluconate dehydrogenase (NADP(+)-dependent, decarboxylating), protein MSQPQIGVIGMAVMGKNLALNIESRGYTVAIYNRTGAKTEAVMQDHSEKKLVASYTIEDFVKSLEKPRRIILMVKAGAGTDAVINELLPLLDKGDILIDGGNTFFGDTIRRNAELDKSGINFIGMGVSGGELGALEGPSMMPGGQKEAYDLVAPILEQMSAKAEDGQPCVTYIGPNGAGHYVKMVHNGIEYGDMELISESYNLLRNVVGLSVEEIADVFKEWNHGELDSYLMEITADILTRKDDLGTDKPIVDVILDAAGNKGTGKWSSQSALELGVPQSLITESVYARYISAMKDERVAASKILPAPTVAKLTEDKKELIEKIRQALYFSKIMSYAQGFEQMRVASDQYDWSLNYGEIAKIWRAGCIIRARFLQKITDAFDKKADLNNLLLDDYFLDITKKYQGAVRDIAALAIQQGVPAPGLTAAITYFDSYRSEVLPANLIQAQRDYFGAHTYERTDREGIFHYTWYKEQ, encoded by the coding sequence ATGAGTCAACCACAAATCGGTGTTATCGGGATGGCAGTTATGGGCAAGAACTTAGCATTGAATATTGAAAGCCGCGGTTATACAGTTGCCATTTATAACCGGACTGGTGCTAAGACAGAAGCTGTGATGCAAGATCATAGTGAAAAGAAATTAGTCGCAAGTTACACAATCGAAGACTTCGTTAAATCATTAGAAAAACCACGTCGGATTATCTTGATGGTTAAAGCTGGTGCTGGTACAGATGCCGTCATCAACGAATTATTACCTTTATTAGATAAAGGTGATATTTTAATTGATGGTGGGAACACCTTCTTCGGCGATACAATTCGGCGCAATGCCGAATTAGACAAATCAGGGATTAACTTTATTGGTATGGGTGTTTCCGGTGGCGAATTAGGTGCCTTAGAAGGTCCTTCAATGATGCCAGGTGGCCAAAAAGAAGCTTATGATTTAGTGGCCCCTATTTTGGAACAAATGTCAGCTAAAGCTGAAGACGGCCAACCATGTGTCACATACATCGGCCCTAACGGTGCTGGTCACTATGTCAAAATGGTCCACAATGGGATTGAATATGGCGACATGGAGTTAATCTCAGAAAGTTATAACTTGTTAAGAAACGTTGTTGGTTTATCTGTTGAAGAAATCGCTGATGTCTTCAAAGAATGGAACCACGGCGAATTAGACAGTTACTTGATGGAAATCACAGCTGACATCTTGACCCGTAAAGACGATTTAGGCACAGACAAGCCAATCGTAGACGTTATTTTAGATGCTGCTGGTAACAAAGGGACTGGTAAGTGGAGTTCACAAAGCGCCCTTGAATTGGGTGTGCCACAATCATTGATTACAGAATCAGTTTACGCCCGTTATATCTCAGCAATGAAGGACGAACGGGTAGCTGCAAGCAAGATTTTACCTGCCCCAACAGTTGCTAAGTTAACTGAAGACAAGAAAGAATTGATCGAAAAAATTCGTCAAGCACTTTATTTCAGTAAGATCATGAGTTACGCACAAGGTTTCGAACAAATGCGGGTGGCTTCAGATCAATATGACTGGTCATTAAACTACGGCGAAATCGCTAAAATCTGGCGTGCCGGCTGTATCATTCGTGCCCGTTTCTTACAAAAGATTACGGATGCTTTTGATAAGAAAGCTGACTTAAATAACTTATTATTGGATGATTACTTCTTAGATATTACGAAGAAGTATCAAGGTGCTGTTCGGGATATTGCGGCATTGGCAATCCAACAAGGTGTGCCTGCTCCTGGTTTAACCGCTGCTATCACATACTTTGATTCATATCGTTCAGAAGTATTGCCAGCTAACTTAATCCAAGCACAACGCGATTACTTTGGTGCTCATACTTACGAACGGACAGACCGCGAAGGTATCTTCCATTATACATGGTACAAAGAACAATAA
- a CDS encoding translation initiation factor IF-3 — MVNDGIRARELRLIAQDGEQLGIKSTQDAIALAEQANMDVVLVSPNAKPPVARIMDYGKYRFELQKKQRDARKKQKTISLKEVRLSPTIEQNDFNTKLNNARKFLSKGDKVKASIRFKGRAITHKEIGQRVLERLAKETEDIAKVTARPKMDGRSMFLMLEPLKDQK, encoded by the coding sequence ATGGTTAACGATGGTATTCGTGCACGAGAATTACGTTTGATTGCTCAAGATGGCGAACAACTTGGTATCAAGAGTACACAGGACGCAATTGCCTTAGCTGAACAAGCTAATATGGATGTTGTCTTGGTTTCACCAAACGCAAAACCACCCGTTGCTCGTATTATGGACTATGGTAAGTACCGTTTCGAGCTTCAAAAGAAACAACGTGATGCTCGTAAGAAGCAGAAAACCATTAGCCTCAAAGAGGTTCGTCTTAGTCCCACAATTGAACAAAATGACTTTAATACAAAGTTGAACAATGCGCGTAAATTCCTTAGCAAAGGCGATAAAGTAAAAGCTTCTATTCGTTTTAAAGGTCGAGCAATTACGCATAAAGAAATTGGTCAACGTGTATTAGAAAGACTTGCTAAAGAAACAGAGGACATCGCTAAAGTTACAGCACGTCCTAAAATGGATGGCCGTAGCATGTTCTTAATGTTAGAACCGCTTAAGGACCAAAAATAA
- a CDS encoding 50S ribosomal protein L35, whose product MPKFKTHRASAKRFKRTGNGGLKRSHAYTSHRFHGKTKKQRRQLRKSGMVSNSDMRRIRQMLSGLK is encoded by the coding sequence ATGCCAAAATTTAAGACACACCGTGCTTCAGCAAAACGTTTTAAACGTACAGGTAATGGCGGCCTAAAACGCAGCCACGCCTACACAAGTCACCGTTTCCACGGTAAGACTAAGAAACAACGTCGTCAATTAAGAAAATCTGGAATGGTTTCAAATAGCGATATGAGACGTATCCGTCAAATGTTATCAGGCCTTAAATAA
- a CDS encoding DNA-binding response regulator, translating to MSRILIIEDEKNLARFVELELKHEGYETEVHFNGRTGLEAALNEDWDSILLDLMLPELNGLEVCRRVRQVKNTPIIMMTARDSVIDRVSGLDHGADDYIVKPFAIEELLARLRALLRRIDIEGEHNAAKQTTVTYRDLTVEKENRIVRRGDDIIELTKREYELLLTLMENVNVVLARDVLLSKVWGYDSDVETNVVDVYIRYLRNKIDRTGEQSYIQTVRGTGYVMRS from the coding sequence ATGAGTCGCATATTAATTATTGAAGATGAGAAAAATTTAGCCCGGTTTGTTGAGCTTGAATTAAAGCACGAAGGCTATGAGACCGAAGTACATTTCAATGGGCGTACTGGTTTAGAAGCTGCTTTAAACGAAGACTGGGATTCAATTTTATTGGATCTAATGTTACCTGAATTAAATGGGTTAGAAGTTTGCCGACGGGTTCGACAAGTTAAAAATACACCGATTATCATGATGACAGCGCGCGATTCCGTTATTGATCGGGTATCAGGGCTTGATCATGGTGCTGACGATTATATCGTTAAGCCATTTGCGATTGAAGAACTTTTAGCCCGGCTACGCGCTTTATTACGCCGGATTGATATTGAGGGTGAACATAATGCTGCCAAACAAACAACGGTGACTTATCGCGATTTAACAGTCGAAAAAGAAAATCGTATCGTTCGCCGTGGCGATGATATTATTGAATTAACGAAACGTGAATACGAATTACTATTAACCTTAATGGAAAACGTTAACGTGGTCTTAGCGCGGGATGTCTTGTTAAGCAAGGTCTGGGGTTATGATTCCGACGTTGAAACAAACGTGGTCGATGTTTATATTCGTTATTTGCGGAATAAAATCGATCGAACGGGCGAACAAAGCTATATTCAAACCGTTCGGGGAACTGGATATGTGATGCGCTCGTGA
- a CDS encoding 50S ribosomal protein L20, translating into MPRVKGGTVTRKRRKKILKLAKGYRGAKHLLFKSANTQVMVSYRYAFRDRRQRKRDFRKLWIARINAAARMNDMSYSQLMHGLRVAEIDMNRKMLADLAVNDAAAFTSVVEAAKAALNK; encoded by the coding sequence ATGCCACGTGTTAAAGGTGGAACAGTGACGCGCAAACGTCGTAAAAAGATTTTAAAATTAGCCAAGGGTTATCGCGGCGCTAAACATTTATTATTCAAATCAGCAAATACTCAAGTAATGGTTTCATACCGTTATGCATTCCGTGATCGTCGTCAACGTAAACGTGACTTCCGTAAGTTATGGATTGCTCGTATTAACGCTGCTGCTCGTATGAACGACATGTCATACAGCCAATTAATGCACGGTTTAAGAGTCGCTGAAATCGACATGAACCGTAAGATGTTAGCTGACTTAGCTGTTAACGACGCTGCTGCATTCACATCAGTTGTTGAAGCTGCTAAAGCTGCATTAAACAAATAA
- a CDS encoding ribosome biogenesis GTPase YqeH, with amino-acid sequence MTEEQQQTEEALFCIGCGAQIQTTDKEALGYTPNSALKKGLETGQLYCQRCFRLRHYNEISDIKLNDDDFLALLNQIGDSDALIVNVVDIFDFNGSLIPGLHRFIGDNPVILVGNKVDILPTALNPNRVINWIQKEAKEHGLHPIETMLVSAKKGNSVDDLLAVIERERKGRDVYVVGVTNVGKSTLINRIIKQTGILDNDVITTSQFPGTTLDRIDIPLYEDDHALIDTPGIIHAQQMAHYLHDKDLRLIAPQKQIKPKVYQLNEQQTLFLGGLARFDYLQGPRHGFVGYFDNELYIHRTKLENADNFYVRQLGDLLQPPHPEDLADFPDLQRYEFSTKEKSDLVFAGLGWITLPENVVVAGYAPKGVSVMIRKALI; translated from the coding sequence ATGACTGAAGAACAACAACAGACTGAAGAAGCACTATTTTGTATTGGTTGCGGTGCTCAGATTCAAACGACTGATAAGGAAGCACTAGGCTATACTCCTAATTCAGCCCTAAAAAAAGGGTTGGAAACGGGGCAGCTTTATTGCCAACGCTGTTTCAGATTACGCCACTATAATGAAATCAGTGATATCAAGTTAAACGATGATGACTTTTTAGCATTACTCAACCAAATCGGTGATAGTGATGCTTTAATTGTTAACGTTGTGGATATCTTTGACTTTAACGGGAGCTTGATTCCTGGATTACACCGGTTTATCGGTGATAACCCAGTAATCTTAGTCGGTAATAAGGTCGATATCTTACCAACTGCCCTCAATCCTAATCGCGTTATCAATTGGATTCAAAAAGAAGCAAAGGAACATGGCTTACATCCAATTGAAACGATGTTGGTCAGCGCTAAAAAAGGGAACTCAGTCGATGACTTACTAGCAGTCATCGAACGGGAACGAAAAGGGCGCGACGTCTATGTGGTGGGGGTAACTAACGTTGGTAAATCAACCTTAATTAATCGCATCATCAAACAGACTGGAATTTTGGATAACGATGTGATTACGACGTCACAATTCCCAGGAACAACATTGGATCGGATCGATATTCCATTATACGAAGATGACCATGCTTTAATTGACACGCCAGGGATTATTCATGCGCAACAAATGGCGCATTACTTACACGATAAGGATCTGCGCTTAATTGCCCCTCAAAAGCAAATTAAGCCTAAAGTTTATCAATTAAATGAACAACAAACATTGTTCTTAGGCGGCTTGGCACGTTTTGATTATCTTCAAGGGCCCCGCCACGGTTTTGTTGGTTACTTTGATAATGAACTTTACATCCATAGAACAAAATTAGAAAATGCGGATAATTTCTATGTTAGACAGTTAGGTGATTTATTACAGCCACCTCATCCAGAAGACTTAGCAGATTTTCCAGACTTACAACGTTATGAATTTTCAACAAAAGAAAAGAGTGATTTAGTCTTCGCCGGTTTAGGCTGGATTACATTACCAGAAAACGTGGTTGTCGCCGGTTATGCACCAAAAGGCGTTTCAGTGATGATCAGAAAAGCACTTATTTAG
- a CDS encoding ribosome assembly RNA-binding protein YhbY yields the protein MLTGKQKHYLRGLAQTTKPLFQLGKNGLSEAYFEQIEEAIEKRELIKINLLQTTEVTVDELANFLKQHDNRIEIAQKIGRTLVIYKASRKEKYQKISTIVTKLGR from the coding sequence GTGTTAACAGGTAAACAAAAGCACTATCTTAGAGGATTAGCGCAAACAACAAAACCATTATTCCAATTAGGTAAGAATGGTTTGTCAGAAGCTTATTTTGAACAAATCGAAGAAGCTATCGAAAAACGAGAATTAATCAAGATTAATTTATTGCAAACAACAGAGGTAACGGTTGATGAATTAGCCAACTTCTTGAAGCAACACGATAATCGGATTGAAATTGCCCAAAAAATTGGCCGCACATTAGTCATTTATAAGGCATCACGTAAAGAAAAATACCAAAAAATTTCAACGATTGTTACCAAGCTCGGACGTTAA
- a CDS encoding class I SAM-dependent methyltransferase: MIYQSFATVYDRLMDHELYGQWRDYTLQTLQNQHRVLELACGAGDLAILLKQAGLDVVGLDLSTEMLTIASEKATEAGVSFPLLQGDMLDLSEVGTFDAITCFDDSICYMQDLDQVQQVFKQVYQQLAEGGQFLFDAHSLYQMDVLFPGFMYNDRTEETAFMWTSYEGEVPHSVEHDLTFFVWDEQLGGYQELNELHHERTYPMADFVAALETVGFKQIKVSADFGQEAVQDDSVRWFFSAVK; this comes from the coding sequence ATGATTTACCAAAGTTTCGCAACGGTCTATGACCGCTTAATGGATCATGAATTATATGGCCAATGGCGCGATTACACATTACAAACGTTGCAAAATCAACACCGCGTTTTAGAGCTCGCTTGTGGGGCTGGGGATTTAGCCATCCTTTTAAAACAAGCCGGGTTGGACGTTGTTGGCTTGGACCTTTCAACCGAAATGTTGACTATTGCGTCTGAAAAAGCGACTGAAGCCGGCGTGAGTTTTCCATTATTGCAAGGCGACATGTTAGACCTTAGCGAGGTGGGCACATTTGATGCGATCACTTGTTTTGACGATTCAATCTGCTACATGCAAGATTTGGATCAGGTCCAACAAGTCTTTAAACAGGTTTATCAACAACTGGCAGAGGGCGGTCAATTCCTATTTGATGCGCATTCACTCTATCAAATGGACGTTTTATTCCCCGGTTTCATGTATAATGACCGAACCGAAGAGACGGCCTTTATGTGGACGAGTTATGAAGGCGAAGTGCCGCATTCAGTTGAACATGATTTAACCTTCTTCGTTTGGGACGAACAACTTGGTGGTTACCAAGAATTAAACGAATTACATCATGAACGGACGTATCCAATGGCCGACTTTGTAGCGGCTTTAGAAACGGTCGGCTTTAAACAAATTAAAGTCAGCGCTGATTTTGGCCAAGAAGCGGTTCAAGATGACAGTGTTCGTTGGTTCTTCAGCGCGGTTAAATAG
- a CDS encoding HD domain-containing protein: protein MSDFTYQENIVPYTRAELAQKVAANLSESRFQHCLRVEETAIKLAELNHADVERAAIAGLVHDYAKQLPDEVFIEAIHEAGFDPELLQYGNAIWHGVVGAYFIERDLGIHDETILNAVRRHTIGAPEMTVIDQILFVADFIEPGRDFPGVVQARETAFADLAAGVRFEILNTLTFLIEGQKKIYPKTIDTYNAWVPTQAH from the coding sequence GTGAGTGATTTTACTTACCAAGAAAATATTGTGCCGTATACACGCGCAGAACTAGCGCAAAAAGTGGCTGCCAATCTATCTGAGAGCCGGTTTCAACATTGTTTACGCGTTGAAGAGACTGCGATTAAGCTCGCTGAGCTTAATCATGCCGATGTTGAACGGGCAGCGATTGCTGGTTTGGTGCATGATTATGCCAAGCAATTACCAGATGAAGTCTTTATTGAAGCGATTCATGAAGCTGGCTTTGATCCGGAATTGTTACAATACGGTAATGCAATTTGGCACGGTGTTGTTGGTGCTTACTTCATCGAACGCGATTTAGGCATTCACGACGAAACCATTTTAAACGCGGTGCGTCGCCACACCATTGGTGCTCCAGAGATGACAGTTATCGACCAAATCTTATTTGTCGCTGACTTCATCGAACCGGGCCGTGATTTTCCAGGTGTAGTGCAAGCGCGGGAAACTGCCTTTGCTGATTTAGCGGCTGGCGTACGGTTTGAAATTTTAAATACGTTGACCTTTTTAATTGAAGGGCAAAAGAAGATTTATCCTAAAACAATTGACACATACAATGCTTGGGTGCCAACTCAAGCCCATTAA